One window of Plasmodium berghei ANKA genome assembly, chromosome: 5 genomic DNA carries:
- a CDS encoding dynamin-like protein, putative, whose translation MDKLVPIVNKLQNVLSSFISSETLSLPHIAVIGAQSVGKTSLLESLVGLSFMPKGEGIATRTPIIIQLTNSKTEECYCTLTYYDCESNRIERHIDDFSILNNMLIEVTDEITGGNKCIKETPIIIEIHKNDVLDLTLIDLPGLTKVPVGNQPHNVEEQIGCLVNKYIKNPNCIILAVSSANIDLANSDSLKMARNVDPKHERTIGVITKCDVVEKSEIWKKMISGTLYPLKKGFVAVVCRSQKDIDDNVSIDQSLRKEEEYFNQYIDFSNQNECIMECGIKNLAKKLNNILIEHIKNTVPYLKPKIDALKSIEEEKLLELGEPMDNMNRSEYLAVLVNYITKFSQQYQDIIDGKVFYKDRVDELKGGARIHYIFNDWYIKALNDFSPLELLSDEEIRIAIRNSSGPRGALFVPESAFETLIKKLINCLKEPSLRCADQVYEELIKIVDNCKINDMERFTNLKSAINEQVKILLKDCLQPTKEMIKNLMLIELSYINTSHPDFLNEHFMKNVYDKDNEYVEDMEPVVKMHSNNNKSPHHKRDYHENYMNSNGIHNNGYMQSHHQMHDGIHGTMNNVNDKMNSNTRVNMGNINHTTINNGVAYKEENKLWKNKEDYKLHKNKEGTKITNLNNNRENVFVLPVIPEKIIPECSSSSKEIIEIDLIKSLINNYFNIVRKHIADAVPKAIMHFMVNTSRKTMQKVLISNLHNSELLNLFNECSSIKVKRNNCKKNLESLNQAIKMLAEIRNQDI comes from the coding sequence ATGGATAAACTAGTGCCCattgttaataaattacaaaatGTACTTTCGTCATTTATCAGTAGTGAAACATTAAGCCTTCCACATATAGCAGTAATAGGAGCACAGTCTGTTGGTAAAACATCTTTGTTAGAATCACTTGTTGGTTTAAGTTTTATGCCCAAAGGGGAAGGTATAGCTACAAGAACgccaataataatacaactAACTAATTCCAAAACAGAAGAATGTTATTGTACATTGACATATTATGATTGTGAAAGTAATAGAATAGAAAGACATATAGATGATTTTTcgattttaaataatatgttaATAGAAGTAACCGATGAAATAACAGGAGGAAATAAATGCATAAAAGAGACTCCTATAATTATAgaaattcataaaaatgatgTATTAGATTTAACATTAATTGATTTACCTGGTTTAACAAAAGTACCAGTTGGAAATCAACCACATAATGTAGAAGAGCAAATTGGGTGCTTagttaataaatatattaaaaatcctaattgtataattttagCTGTTTCGTCAGCTAATATCGATTTGGCTAATTCTGATAGTTTAAAAATGGCGAGAAATGTAGATCCAAAACACGAAAGGACTATAGGTGTAATAACAAAGTGTGATGTTGTGGAAAAATCCgaaatatggaaaaaaatgattagTGGGACTTTATATCCATTAAAAAAAGGTTTTGTAGCTGTAGTTTGTAGAAGTCAAAAGGATATTGATGATAATGTTAGTATCGACCAATCGCTGAGAAAAGAAgaagaatattttaatcAATATATCGATTTTTCGAATCAAAATGAATGTATTATGGAATgtggaataaaaaatttagcaaaaaaattaaataatatacttattgaacatataaaaaacactGTACCATATTTAAAACCCAAAATAGATGCATTAAAAAGTAttgaagaagaaaaattattagaGCTAGGTGAACCAATGGATAACATGAACCGTTCAGAATATTTAGCAGTTCttgttaattatattacaaaattttCTCAACAATATCAAGATATAATAGATGGAAAAGTATTCTATAAAGATAGAGTAGATGAATTAAAAGGAGGTGCAAgaattcattatatatttaatgatTGGTACATTAAAGCATTAAATGATTTTTCCCCATTGGAATTATTAAGTGATGAAGAAATACGAATAGCTATTAGAAATTCAAGCGGGCCGAGAGGTGCATTGTTTGTTCCAGAAAGCGCATTTGAAACgctaataaaaaaattaataaactGTTTAAAGGAGCCATCACTTCGTTGTGCTGATCAAGTATATGAAGAacttattaaaattgttgataactgtaaaataaatgatatggAAAGATTTACAAACTTAAAAAGTGCAATAAATGAACAagtgaaaattttattaaaagatTGCTTACAACCAACAAAGGAAATGATCAAAAATCTTATGTTAATTGAGTTATCTTATATTAATACAAGTCATCCTGATTTTTTGAATGAacattttatgaaaaatgtatatgACAAAGATAATGAATATGTCGAAGATATGGAACCTGTCGTTAAAATGCACAGTAACAACAATAAAAGCCCACACCATAAAAGGGATTATCacgaaaattatatgaactCGAACGGAATTCACAACAATGGGTATATGCAATCACATCATCAAATGCATGATGGTATACATGGAACAATGAATAATGTAAATGACAAAATGAACAGTAATACCAGAGTAAATATGGGGAATATTAATCATACAACTATTAATAATGGTGTTGCGTATAAGGAAGAAAATAAACtttggaaaaataaagaagatTACAAgttacataaaaataaagaaggtacaaaaataactaatttaaataataatagagaaaatgtttttgttttacCAGTTATTcctgaaaaaataataccaGAATGCTCATCTTCTTCTAAAGAGATTATTGAAATTGATTTAATCAAAtcattaattaataattattttaacatTGTAAGGAAACATATAGCTGATGCTGTACCCAAAGCTATAATGCATTTTATGGTTAATACATCGAGAAAAACAATGCAAAAAGTTTTAATTTCAAATTTACATAACAGTGAACTTCTTAACCTTTTTAATGAATGTTCTTCTATCAAAGTAAAACGAAacaattgtaaaaaaaatttagaatCCTTAAACCAAGCTATTAAAATGTTAGCAGAAATCAGAAACCAAGATATTTag
- a CDS encoding TFIIH basal transcription factor complex helicase XPB subunit, putative yields the protein MDDPNDYMYDNISTHELNKRSDILYEDYYAKNAKRRRFKSSEKITEENEELPKKGKRKLKEYYEVLFDNKIINLPFSADSINVQQRGFHDYSKEMKLKKNHMNKPLWICSDGFIYLEMFNSCSKQASDFLITIAEPICRPEIIHEFQLTIFSLYAAISVGITLDELLLNLDKFSKNILPSELVYSIKKSAESFGKVKLVLRENKYYIEAKDKFELDYLLNNNIIKNARVYSKDVNNSNNNNSKKTTIFSLNNNFMENSRVDNTGASSRNILNEEVENKKQKDSYVTYEAPVLDTEQLGFKISESEKQLMLEETKKNGNDNSNENSAEVYSFEVNCDKIEEVKQEALQTMQRPLLMEYDFRRDKKNPNLNCSLKNHVQIRYYQEKALRKMFSNGRSRSGIIVLPCGVGKTLTGITAASTIKKSSLFLTTSAVAVEQWKKQFEDFTNIHPRHIRILTSDYKFDLWPINEAGVLISTYTMLAYSGKRSEQSLKIVNDIRRREWGLLVFDEVQFAPAPSFRRINDIVKSHCKLGLTATLVREDLLIRDLQWIIGPKLYEANWVELQNKGFLAKALCKEIWCSMPSSFYKYYLKSNSFIKRRLYTCNPRKLMMCEYLIKYHEQNNDKIIVFSDNIFALLHIAKTLNKPFIYGKLSPIERIAIINKFKNDSTINTILLSKVGDNAIDIPIANVVIQISFNFASRRQEAQRLGRIIRPKNKANEKKNINDPDSFFYSLVSKDTIEMCYSDKRQRFLINQGYAYNVLSDNIVDFNKLNLVYKNKKIQDNLLKCILASTDDGNNDEDDDAFDDMNFKKENPKTNKRNNSVLSSNNDNLVRKSDSDGLLKLSTNMDITFNDKKKNTSKKFADKHILFRKFLNQNR from the exons atgGATGATCCAAACGATTATATGTACGATAATATTAGCACACATGAATTGAATAAAAGATCagatattttatatgaagATTATTATGCAAAAAATGCGAAACGACGAAGATTCAAGTCTTCCGAgaaaat AAcagaagaaaatgaagagTTACCCAAAAAGGGAAAAAGGAAACTTAAGGAATATTATGAAgttttatttgataataaaataataaatttaccATTTAGTGCTGACTCAATAAATGTACAGCAAAGAGGGTTTCATGATTATAGCAAagaaatgaaattaaaaaaaaatcatatgAACAAACCATTATGGATATGTTCAGATgggtttatatatttagaaatGTTCAATAGTTGTAGTAAACAGGCTTCGGATTTTCTTATAACAATAGCAGAACCTATTTGTAGGCCTGAAATAATACATGAATTTCAGTTgacaattttttcattatatgcAGCTATATCTGTTGGTATAACCTTAGATGagttattattaaatttggataaattttctaaaaacatattaccTAGCGAATTAGTAtatagtataaaaaaaagtgctGAATCATTTGGTAAAGTAAAATTAGTATTaagagaaaataaatattatattgaaGCTAAAGATAAATTTGAATTagattatttattaaataataatattattaaaaatgcaCGGGTATATTCAAAAGAtgttaataatagtaataataataattcaaaaaaaactaCTATATTTagtttaaataataattttatggaAAATAGTAGGGTTGATAACACAGGTGCTTCTtcaagaaatattttaaacgAAGAAGtggaaaacaaaaaacaaaaggATTCCTACGTCACATATGAGGCCCCTGTACTCGACACAGAACAATTAG GATTCAAAATAAGTGAGAGCGAAAAGCAGCTGATGCTAGaggaaacaaaaaaaaacggaAATGATAACTCGAATGAGAATTCAGCAGAAGTTTATTCTTTTGAAGTAAATTGTGATAAAATAGAAGAAGTTAAACAAGAAGCATTACAAACAATGCAAAGACCATTATTAATGGAATATGATTTTCGAcgagataaaaaaaatcctaatttaaattgttcattaaaaaatcatGTACAAATAAGATATTATCAAGAAAAGGCATTAAGAAAAATGTTTAGTAATGGCAGAAGTAGATCAGGTATAATAGTATTGCCTTGTGGTGTTGGTAAAACTTTAACTGGTATAACTGCAGCAAGcactataaaaaaatcttccttatttttaacaaCATCAGCAGTAGCTGTTGAGCAATGGAAGAAACAGTTTGAAGATTTTACAAACATTCATCCAAGGCATATAAGAATATTAACATCCGATTATAAGTTTGATTTATGGCCAATTAATGAGGCGGGCGTATTAATATCAACATATACTATGTTGGCATATTCAGGTAAAAGAAGTGAACAAAgtttaaaaattgttaatgATATAAGGAGAAGAGAATGGGGTTTATTAGTTTTTGACGAAGTGCAATTTGCCCCTGCACCATCATTTAGAAGAATTAACGATATAGTAAAGTCACATTGTAAACTTGGGCTTACTGCTACATTAGTTAGAGAAGATTTACTTATAAGAGATTTGCAATGGATTATTGGGCCTAAATTATACGAAGCTAATTGGGTAgaattacaaaataaaggaTTTTTGGCAAAAGCTTTATGCAAAGAAATTTGGTGTAGTATGCCTAGttctttttataaatattatttaaaatcaAATAGCTTTATAAAACGACgattatatacatgtaaTCCTAGAAAATTAATGATGTgtgaatatttaataaaatatcatgagcaaaataatgataaaattatagtttttagtgataatatatttgcaCTATTGCATATAGCAAAAACTTTGAATAAACCTTTTATTTATGGTAAATTGTCACCTATTGAAAGAATTgcaataataaataaatttaaaaacgATTCAACGATTAATACTATTTTGTTAAGTAAGGTCGGAGATAATGCTATAGATATACCTATAGCAAATGTTGTTATACaaatatcatttaattttgcTTCGAGAAGGCAAGAAGCACAAAGATTAGGAAGAATTATTCGACCAAAAAACAAagcaaatgaaaaaaaaaacatcaATGACCCTGattcgtttttttattctttagTTAGTAAAGATACTATCGAAATGTGCTACTCAGATAAAAGGCAACGATTTCTTATAAACCAAGGATATGCTTATAATGTTCTTAGTGATAATATAGttgattttaataaattaaatttagtatacaaaaataaaaaaattcaagATAATTTACTTAAATGTATTTTGGCCAGTACAGATGATGGaaataatgatgaagaTGATGACGCGTTTGATGATATGAAttttaaaaaggaaaacCCCAAAACTAATAAAAGGAATAATAGTGTTTTATCAAGTAATAATGACAATTTGGTGAGAAAATCAGATAGTGATGGACTTCTCAAGTTATCTACAAATATGGATATAACatttaatgataaaaaaaaaaacacttCGAAAAAGTTTGCAGATAAACACATTCTTTTCAGAAAATTTTTGAACCAAAACCGATAA
- a CDS encoding enhancer of rudimentary homolog, putative, which produces MNTGYSDVVLLVQFSKKIESRTFVEYNSLKLALNGICQLYEQAIKENDPSVQRITYSMNDLFVYIDNVQKMTILLFHQPTWSYRLHDKKWIKQKLVEHIKDQIGQ; this is translated from the exons atgaatacaGGTTATAGTGATGTTGTATTATTAGTTCAGTTCTCAAAAAAGATAGAAAGTAGAACGTTTGTTGAATATAACTCATTAAAATTGGCCTTAAATG GAATATGCCAATTGTATGAACAAgcaataaaagaaaatgacCCTTCAGTACAAAGAATAACATATAGCATGAATGATTTGTTTGTGTATATTGACAATGTCCAAAAAATGACGATATTATT aTTTCATCAGCCCACTTGGTCATATAGACTTcatgataaaaaatggataaaacaaaaattggTTGAACATATTAAAGATCAGATTGGACAATAA
- a CDS encoding antigen UB05, putative has protein sequence MGSHIQPSRFLDSAILSLFAMVISASFLYMFSEFYLLAFEAKLFDNKVSMVLNRLFPFKTFEYNLTHILLFTLCIILLSLKPDYSFCSKISSRESRRYQGKDESSRMDDSERSQRDKKK, from the exons ATGGGATCGCATATTCAGCCATCACGATTTTTAGATA GTGCTATACTATCGTTGTTTGCCATGGTAATTTCGGCATCTTTCCTTTATATGTTTTCagaattttatttgttagCATTCGAAGCTAAATTGTTTGACAACAAAGTGAGCATGGTGTTGAATCGCTTGTTCCCCTTTAAA ACATTTGAATACAACTTAACCCATATATTACTCTTTACCCTATGCATAATTTTACTTAGCCTTAA accTGACTATAGTTTTTGCAGCAAAATTAGCTCAAGGGAATCTAGAAGATATCAAGGAAAAGATGAATCCTCTAGAATGGATGATTCTGAAAGATCTCAAAgagacaaaaaaaaataa
- a CDS encoding GDP dissociation inhibitor, putative, whose product MDDKNSTVFNCDVLICGTSLLNSLLSVYFSLKGYKVINIDKNNYYGDVNCSLSFNQFQDEKNNLHNFYEEYFPFYKINNSQDESEKKKGKPQKEKLKEIIKNYFQINSNKFNIDINPKILYNESDIVNLLLNLNAHTYISFVGMQHFYLSHTNDEHKENVLNTNDNKKQNSGEQANNTFTNSEKQSDLIILKIPLNKSQVFLDPNLTLIEKRMIMNFIYKHIIHDKNYTFSRFSNYNFIKTENTLQNNQSPIKTNYEHNQYDDPNKNSVNNETLKREINEKETENNNIEDKTKEHDENINILDYLKTYKITDKLIDYVIYGIGLFEFEIEKTNEKNISEYYLNGFTKEKKFIMNKREFMQRFHILINSLNKFKLQNLFENAFIYPSYGLNDIIFSMSRVSCLNNAIYMINRKIKNINYSKFHTQTNPIEINNKYNDNGDNCLPNLSQINEVILDNEYVIKPRFVISSGSNINFHEIKKFLFSSPPKKINSYNSNQNDNINNNSNNKFRTQIVTSRLIVLSTYSFLGKDGVSFFIHKDKNNKYKKQTNSHNLNTNVHILQLDYSSGSCPPGFFLTYFTYLEIIEEQKITNNKFINLPNNINKDQINDKKSDTHIENHKPLNYLLLFDILKLFIKKSKGLSNSYVDQYLSSKNVYNDDYYGIMNKICDSFSNDFVNNNNYAYEFTKLESAKNEEKKEAMNCSLAYQQNGVNNVINIYESYSQNNKTVEKKQNKSNNFFLNSFNDLLKTEGIIYCAYYEYKPVIYRKDTIKLINNNIELYKKIFENVEKNITSSHNNIGLIEKKQSTLNYATEDENKNNESSEKKNVHINYNEKNDLNINNKENIKQNKSCDDLNKKNIYQLDENAKICNLLFTNDIHNYPIYPLVEDVSTFFYIINKLNNNFSQSDYYQTTHDTFANMIKTYFNNNKINKV is encoded by the coding sequence ATggatgataaaaatagcACAGTTTTCAATTGTGATGTTCTAATATGTGGTACTAGTTTGTTGAACAGCTTATTGTCAGTTTATTTCTCCCTAAAAGGTTATAAAGTAATAAacattgataaaaataattactATGGTGATGTAAATTGTTCTTTGAGTTTCAATCAATTTcaagatgaaaaaaataacctTCATAACTTTTACGAAgaatattttcctttttataaaataaataatagtcAAGATgaaagtgaaaaaaaaaaagggaaaccacaaaaagagaaattgaaagaaattattaaaaattattttcaaataaatagcAATAAATTTAACATTGATATTAAtccaaaaatattatataatgaaagtgatattgttaatttacttttaaatttaaatgcCCATACCTATATTAGCTTTGTGGGAATgcaacatttttatttatcacACACAAATGATGAACACAAGGAAAATGTTCTTAATAcgaatgataataaaaaacaaaattctGGTGAGCAGGCAAACAATACATTTACAAACAGTGAAAAACAATCGGATTTAATAATACTAAAAATCCCACTAAATAAATCACAAGTATTTTTAGACCCAAATCTAACTCttattgaaaaaagaatgataatgaattttatttacaagCACATTATACatgataaaaattacaCATTTTCACGTTTTTCaaattacaattttataaaaacagAAAACACACTACAAAACAACCAATCACCAATAAAAACTAATTATGAACACAATCAGTATGATGatccaaataaaaattctgTAAACAATGAAACATTAAAACGggaaataaatgaaaaagaaactgaaaataataatattgaagataaaacaaaagagcacgatgaaaatataaatatattagatTACTTAAAGACATACAAAATAACAGATAAATTAATTGATTATGTTATTTATGGAATAGgattatttgaatttgaaatagaaaaaactaatgaaaaaaatatatccgAATATTACTTAAATGGATTtacaaaagaaaaaaaatttattatgaataaaagAGAATTTATGCAACGctttcatatattaataaactcgttaaacaaatttaaattacaaaatttgTTTGAAAATGCTTTCATTTATCCATCATATGGATTGaatgatattatattttcgaTGTCAAGGGTATCATGTCTAAATAATGccatatatatgattaacagaaaaattaaaaacattaaTTACTCAAAGTTTCACACGCAAACCAATCCTAtcgaaataaataataaatataatgataacgGTGATAACTGTTTACCAAATTTATCACAAATAAACGAAGTAATTCTTGATAATGAATATGTTATCAAACCGAGGTTTGTTATATCATCTGGATCTAACATAAATTTccatgaaataaaaaaatttcttttttcctCACCCcccaaaaaaattaatagcTACAATAGTAACCAAAATGACAATATTAACAacaatagtaataataaatttcgTACCCAAATTGTAACAAGCCGACTAATTGTTTTAAGTACGTATTCATTTCTTGGAAAAGATGGtgtatcattttttatacataaagataaaaataataaatataagaaaCAAACAAATTCTCACAACTTAAATACaaatgtacatatattgCAATTAGACTATAGTAGTGGTTCATGCCCTCCaggtttttttttaacatattttactTATCTAGAAATTATAGAGGAACAAAAGATAACAAATAACAAGTTTATCAACTTGcctaataatattaataaggATCAAATAAAcgataaaaaaagtgataCACACATAGAAAATCACAAAccattaaattatttgcttttatttgatatattaaaattattcataaaaaaatcaaaaggGCTTTCTAATTCATATGTAGATCAATATTTATCAtctaaaaatgtatataacGATGATTATTATGGaattatgaacaaaatatgcGACTCTTTTAGCAACGActttgtaaataataataactatGCATATGAGTTTACAAAACTTGAAAGTGCAAAAAacgaagaaaaaaaagaagcaATGAATTGTAGTTTGGCATATCAACAAAATGGTGTAAATAAtgtaattaatatttacgAATCTTATTCACAAAATAACAAAACTGTAGAAaagaaacaaaataaaagcaataattttttcttaaattcTTTTAATGATTTATTGAAAACTGAAGGCATTATTTATTGTGCATATTACGAATACAAACCTGTAATATACAGGAAAGATactattaaattaattaataataatatagagctatataaaaaaatatttgaaaatgtagaaaaaaacattacAAGTTCCCATAACAATATCGGATTGATAGAGAAAAAACAATCCACACTGAATTATGCAACTGaggatgaaaataaaaataacgaatcgagcgaaaaaaaaaatgtgcatataaattataatgaaaaaaacgatttaaatattaataataaggaaaacataaaacaaaataaatcgTGTgatgatttaaataaaaaaaatatttatcaacTTGATGAAAATGCAAAAATTTGCAACTTGTTGTTTACTAATGATATACACAATTACCCTATATATCCTCTCGTTGAAGATGTCTctacttttttttacattattaataaactTAACAATAATTTTAGTCAATCTGATTATTATCAAACAACACATGATACATTTGccaatatgataaaaacatattttaataacaataaaataaataaagtttAA